One genomic region from Frateuria soli encodes:
- the ileS gene encoding isoleucine--tRNA ligase has product MTHDYKSTINLPQTDFPMRGDLPKREPHWLAEWEKAGRYAQIQQKVAGRDKAFVLHDGPPYANGEIHIGHAVNKILKDMVVKSKLLAGYRSPYVPGWDCHGLPIEIAVEKKHGKPGEKLDARAFREKCREYAQEQVDGQRAGFRRLGVLGDWSHPYKTMDFRYEADMLRALARIVANGHVVRGAKPVYWCFDCGSALAEAEIEYGDKQSPAVDVAYDAVDPKALAGKFGVDPGDAVVAVPIWTTTPWTLPSSQAVALGAELEYALVQGPARDGRRLLLVIASALVEPALKRYGVDAASVLGHATGADLDGLKLHHPFYPREVPILLGEHVSAEDGTGAVHTAPDHGMEDFVVGRENGLSTLNYVGPRGAYREDVPAAGDLALAGLHIWKANDAIVELLRGRGVLLAHAKIEHSYPNCWRHKTPVIFRATPQWFIGMEQADLRATALKAIKDVRWVPTWGEERIAGMVAGRPDWCISRQRTWGVPIALFVHKATQEPHPDSVALLEQVAKKVEQGGVDAWYELDAAELLGDQAGDYEKVTDILDVWFDSGVTHFCVIGQRPELQQGDAAQYEVMYLEGSDQHRGWFQSSLLTSSAIHGRAPYDEVLTHGFTVDASGRKMSKSLGNVVAPQKVMDTLGADVLRLWVASADYRNEMSVSDEILKRVSDSYRRIRNTARFLLGNLDGFEPAKHLLPVEQTLPLDQWAVQQAFDVQQAVVAAYERYDFPDVVARVQNFCTNEMGALYLDITKDRLYTMPTDSHGRRSAQSAMFRIAEALVRWLAPILAFTAEEIWQQLPGERGESVLFETWYDGLAATQASPEQRRWWGDLLAIREAGARVLEGMRKAEQIGASLEANLAIHADPALVERYAPAAEELRFFFITSEASLAPLASRDDGAARVELGQGEAWVSATASDAAKCVRCWHRRPDVGSHPEHPELCGRCVENVAGQGETRRWF; this is encoded by the coding sequence ATGACGCACGACTACAAGAGCACGATCAACCTGCCGCAGACGGATTTCCCGATGCGCGGCGACCTGCCCAAGCGCGAGCCGCACTGGCTGGCCGAGTGGGAGAAGGCCGGCCGCTACGCGCAGATCCAGCAGAAGGTTGCCGGGCGCGACAAGGCCTTCGTGCTGCATGACGGCCCGCCGTACGCCAATGGCGAGATCCACATCGGCCATGCGGTCAACAAGATCCTCAAGGACATGGTGGTCAAGTCCAAGCTGCTGGCCGGCTACCGCTCGCCGTACGTGCCGGGCTGGGACTGCCACGGCCTGCCGATCGAGATCGCGGTGGAGAAGAAGCACGGCAAGCCCGGCGAGAAGCTCGATGCGCGCGCGTTCCGCGAGAAATGCCGCGAGTACGCGCAGGAGCAGGTCGACGGGCAGCGTGCGGGCTTCAGGCGGCTGGGCGTGCTGGGTGACTGGTCGCATCCCTACAAGACGATGGACTTCCGCTACGAGGCCGACATGCTGCGCGCGCTTGCGCGCATCGTCGCCAACGGCCACGTGGTGCGCGGCGCCAAGCCGGTCTACTGGTGCTTCGACTGCGGCTCGGCACTGGCCGAGGCGGAGATCGAGTACGGCGACAAGCAGTCGCCCGCGGTGGACGTGGCCTACGACGCGGTCGATCCGAAGGCGCTGGCCGGCAAGTTCGGCGTCGACCCGGGCGATGCGGTCGTGGCCGTGCCGATCTGGACCACGACGCCCTGGACACTGCCGTCCAGCCAGGCGGTGGCGCTGGGCGCGGAGCTGGAATACGCGCTGGTCCAAGGTCCGGCACGCGATGGCCGGCGGTTGCTGCTGGTGATCGCCAGCGCGCTGGTCGAGCCGGCGCTCAAGCGTTACGGCGTCGATGCGGCAAGCGTGCTGGGCCACGCCACGGGTGCGGACCTCGACGGCCTCAAGCTCCACCATCCGTTCTATCCACGCGAAGTGCCGATCCTGCTGGGCGAGCACGTGTCCGCCGAGGACGGTACCGGCGCCGTGCACACCGCGCCTGACCACGGCATGGAGGACTTCGTCGTCGGCCGCGAGAACGGCCTCTCCACGCTCAACTACGTCGGCCCGCGCGGCGCCTATCGCGAGGACGTGCCGGCCGCCGGCGACCTCGCCCTGGCCGGCCTGCACATCTGGAAGGCCAACGACGCCATCGTCGAGCTGCTGCGCGGCCGCGGCGTGCTGCTGGCCCACGCGAAGATCGAGCACAGCTACCCCAACTGCTGGCGCCACAAGACGCCGGTGATCTTCCGCGCCACGCCGCAGTGGTTCATCGGCATGGAGCAGGCGGACCTGCGCGCCACCGCGCTCAAGGCCATCAAGGACGTGCGCTGGGTGCCGACCTGGGGCGAGGAGCGCATCGCGGGCATGGTCGCGGGTCGCCCGGACTGGTGCATCAGCCGCCAGCGCACCTGGGGCGTGCCGATCGCGCTGTTCGTGCACAAGGCCACGCAGGAGCCGCACCCCGATTCGGTCGCGCTGCTGGAGCAGGTGGCGAAGAAGGTCGAGCAGGGCGGCGTCGACGCCTGGTACGAACTGGATGCCGCCGAGCTGCTGGGCGACCAGGCCGGCGACTACGAGAAAGTCACCGACATCCTCGACGTCTGGTTCGATTCGGGCGTGACCCATTTCTGCGTGATCGGCCAGCGGCCGGAGCTGCAGCAGGGCGATGCGGCCCAGTACGAGGTGATGTATCTGGAGGGCTCGGACCAGCACCGCGGCTGGTTCCAGTCCTCGCTGCTGACCTCCTCGGCGATTCACGGCCGCGCACCGTACGACGAGGTGCTCACGCACGGCTTCACCGTCGATGCGTCCGGCCGCAAGATGTCCAAGTCGCTGGGCAACGTGGTCGCGCCGCAGAAGGTGATGGACACGCTCGGCGCCGACGTGCTGCGCCTGTGGGTGGCCTCGGCCGACTACCGCAACGAGATGTCGGTGTCCGACGAGATCCTCAAGCGCGTGTCGGACAGCTACCGGCGCATCCGCAACACCGCGCGATTCCTGCTCGGCAACCTGGACGGTTTCGAGCCGGCGAAACACCTGCTGCCGGTCGAGCAGACCCTGCCGCTGGACCAGTGGGCCGTGCAGCAGGCGTTCGACGTGCAGCAGGCCGTCGTCGCCGCCTACGAGCGCTACGACTTTCCCGACGTGGTCGCGCGCGTGCAGAACTTCTGCACCAACGAGATGGGCGCGCTGTACCTGGACATCACCAAGGACCGCCTTTACACCATGCCGACCGACAGCCACGGCCGGCGCAGTGCGCAGAGCGCGATGTTCCGCATCGCCGAGGCGCTGGTGCGCTGGCTGGCGCCGATCCTGGCGTTCACCGCCGAGGAGATCTGGCAGCAGCTGCCCGGGGAGCGTGGCGAGAGCGTGCTGTTCGAAACCTGGTACGACGGCCTGGCCGCGACCCAGGCTTCGCCCGAGCAGCGCCGCTGGTGGGGCGACCTGCTGGCGATCCGCGAAGCCGGCGCGCGCGTGCTCGAGGGGATGCGCAAGGCCGAGCAGATCGGCGCCTCGCTGGAGGCGAACCTGGCGATCCACGCCGATCCGGCGCTGGTCGAGCGCTATGCGCCGGCCGCGGAGGAGTTGCGCTTCTTCTTCATCACCTCCGAGGCCTCGTTGGCGCCGCTGGCATCGCGTGACGACGGTGCGGCCAGGGTGGAGCTCGGCCAAGGCGAGGCCTGGGTCTCGGCCACCGCGAGCGACGCGGCCAAGTGCGTGCGCTGCTGGCACCGCCGGCCCGACGTCGGCAGCCATCCGGAGCATCCGGAACTGTGCGGCCGCTGTGTCGAAAACGTGGCCGGGCAGGGCGAAACGCGCCGCTGGTTCTGA
- the cgtA gene encoding Obg family GTPase CgtA, translating into MKFVDEAIIKVQAGDGGNGCVSFRREKFIPFGGPNGGDGGHGGSVWLVADEGLNTLIDFRHQRSFKAQRGENGMGSDMYGKGGEDTAIRVPVGTVVTNVDTDEVIGDLTQHGQRLLVAEGGKGGLGNIHFKSSVNRAPRKSTPGTPGEVRELKLELRLLADVGLLGFPNAGKSTFIRAVSAATPRVADYPFTTLHPNLGVVSLGTDQSFVIADIPGLIEGAAEGAGLGIQFLRHVSRTRLLLHLVDVAPIDGTDPVEQVRAIEQELAKFDPELLERPRWLVLNKADVLPEDERQAVAGDIVARLEWKEPWFLVSAIARDNTLAVCQQVQRFFESQRQVREERVDMQPGDVRLRGEP; encoded by the coding sequence GGTGGCGACGGCGGCCACGGCGGCTCGGTCTGGCTGGTGGCCGACGAGGGCCTCAACACGCTGATCGACTTCCGCCACCAGCGCAGCTTCAAGGCCCAGCGCGGCGAGAACGGCATGGGCTCGGACATGTACGGCAAGGGTGGCGAAGACACCGCCATCCGCGTGCCGGTCGGCACCGTCGTCACCAATGTCGATACCGACGAGGTGATCGGCGACCTGACCCAGCATGGCCAGCGCCTGCTGGTGGCCGAGGGCGGCAAGGGCGGACTGGGCAATATCCACTTCAAGAGTTCGGTGAACCGCGCGCCGCGCAAGTCCACGCCGGGCACGCCGGGCGAGGTGCGCGAGCTGAAGCTCGAGCTCAGGCTGCTGGCGGACGTGGGGCTGCTGGGCTTTCCCAATGCCGGCAAGTCGACGTTCATCCGCGCCGTCTCGGCGGCGACGCCGCGGGTAGCCGATTACCCGTTCACCACGCTGCATCCGAACCTGGGCGTGGTCAGCCTGGGCACCGACCAGAGCTTCGTGATCGCCGACATCCCCGGCCTGATCGAGGGCGCCGCCGAGGGTGCGGGACTGGGTATCCAGTTCCTGCGCCACGTTTCACGCACGCGCCTGCTGTTGCACCTGGTGGACGTCGCGCCGATCGACGGCACCGATCCGGTCGAGCAGGTGCGGGCAATCGAGCAGGAGCTTGCGAAGTTCGATCCGGAGTTGCTGGAACGTCCGCGCTGGCTGGTGCTCAACAAGGCCGACGTGCTGCCGGAGGACGAGCGCCAGGCGGTGGCCGGGGACATCGTGGCCCGGCTGGAATGGAAGGAGCCATGGTTCCTGGTCTCGGCGATCGCGCGTGACAACACCCTGGCGGTATGCCAGCAGGTGCAGCGCTTCTTCGAGTCGCAGCGCCAGGTGCGCGAGGAGCGCGTCGACATGCAGCCCGGGGACGTGCGGCTGCGCGGCGAGCCGTAA
- a CDS encoding N(4)-(beta-N-acetylglucosaminyl)-L-asparaginase yields the protein MPSRREFLKTTMLAAGALAAPGLAAASAAPSKGALPGTDGARVISTWDFGVPANRAAWTVLVQGGTALDAVERGAQVPESDLANHSVGKGGYPDRDGHVTLDASIMDGDGRCGAVACLEHIAHPIRVARRVMEATPHVLLVGEGALQFAREQGFHEENLLTPEAEKAWHEWLETAKYRPVANSENLDYHRSLPGGRDNHDTIGMLAVDAHGHLAGACTTSGMAWKMRGRVGDSPIIGAGLYVDGEVGGATSTGVGEEVIRNAGSFLVVELMRQGRSPQEACEEAVRRIVKKRPDGAKEMQVGFLALRRDGAVGAHAIQRGFTYAVCDAKKQDGLFASPSVYTTRFS from the coding sequence ATGCCCTCCCGCCGCGAGTTCCTGAAGACCACCATGCTGGCCGCCGGCGCGCTTGCCGCGCCCGGCCTCGCGGCCGCCAGCGCCGCGCCGTCGAAAGGTGCGCTGCCGGGCACCGACGGCGCCCGCGTGATTTCCACCTGGGATTTCGGCGTGCCCGCCAACCGGGCGGCCTGGACCGTGCTCGTCCAGGGCGGCACCGCGCTGGATGCGGTGGAGCGGGGCGCGCAGGTGCCCGAATCGGACCTGGCCAACCACAGCGTCGGCAAGGGCGGCTATCCCGACCGCGACGGGCACGTGACCCTGGACGCCAGCATCATGGACGGCGACGGCCGCTGCGGCGCGGTCGCCTGCCTGGAACACATCGCGCACCCCATCCGCGTGGCGCGGCGGGTGATGGAGGCCACGCCGCATGTGCTGCTGGTCGGCGAAGGCGCGCTGCAGTTTGCCCGCGAGCAGGGTTTCCACGAGGAGAACCTGCTGACGCCCGAGGCCGAGAAGGCCTGGCACGAGTGGCTGGAAACCGCGAAATACCGGCCGGTCGCCAACAGCGAGAACCTCGATTACCACCGCAGCCTGCCGGGCGGGCGCGACAACCACGACACCATCGGCATGCTTGCCGTGGACGCACATGGACACCTGGCCGGCGCCTGCACCACCAGCGGCATGGCGTGGAAGATGCGCGGCCGCGTCGGCGACAGCCCGATCATCGGCGCGGGGCTCTACGTGGACGGCGAGGTGGGCGGCGCCACCTCCACCGGCGTGGGCGAGGAGGTGATCCGCAATGCCGGCAGCTTCCTGGTGGTCGAGCTGATGCGCCAGGGACGCAGCCCGCAGGAAGCCTGCGAGGAGGCGGTGCGCCGCATCGTGAAGAAGCGCCCGGACGGCGCGAAGGAAATGCAGGTGGGTTTCCTCGCGCTACGGCGCGATGGCGCCGTGGGCGCGCACGCGATCCAGCGCGGCTTTACCTACGCCGTGTGCGATGCGAAGAAGCAGGACGGCCTGTTCGCTTCTCCCAGCGTGTACACGACGCGTTTTTCCTGA
- the ispH gene encoding 4-hydroxy-3-methylbut-2-enyl diphosphate reductase, whose translation MDILLANPRGFCAGVDRAIAIVERALESYGAPIYVRHEVVHNRYVVEKLRADGAVFVEELHEVPDGATVIFSAHGVSQAVREEAGQRALKVFDATCPLVTKVHMEVARLGRTGRSVVLIGHAGHPEVEGTMGQWNHANSGEILLVESVEDVASLAPRFPHQLSYVTQTTLSVDDTKAIIAALRERFPDIEGPRKDDICYATQNRQDAVRRLAMAVDLVLVVGSVNSSNSNRLRELAEKQGVRAFLIDGAEHIERSWLDGVTRIGLTAGASAPDKLVRDVIARLQSWGAGEVRELQGEAETITFALPRELRLDGGNVPASL comes from the coding sequence ATGGACATCCTGCTCGCCAACCCCCGTGGCTTCTGCGCCGGCGTCGATCGCGCCATCGCCATCGTCGAGCGAGCGCTGGAGTCATACGGAGCACCGATCTACGTGCGCCACGAGGTCGTGCACAACCGCTACGTGGTGGAGAAGCTGCGCGCCGATGGCGCCGTGTTCGTCGAGGAACTGCACGAGGTGCCCGACGGCGCGACCGTGATCTTCAGCGCCCACGGCGTGTCCCAGGCCGTGCGCGAGGAAGCCGGCCAGCGCGCGCTCAAGGTATTCGACGCCACCTGTCCGCTGGTCACCAAGGTGCACATGGAAGTCGCGCGCCTGGGTCGTACCGGCCGCAGCGTGGTGTTGATCGGGCATGCCGGCCATCCGGAAGTGGAGGGAACCATGGGCCAGTGGAACCATGCCAACAGCGGCGAGATCCTGCTGGTCGAGTCGGTCGAGGACGTGGCTTCGCTGGCGCCGCGCTTCCCGCACCAGCTTTCCTACGTCACCCAGACCACGCTCTCGGTGGACGACACCAAGGCGATCATCGCTGCGCTGCGCGAGCGTTTCCCGGATATCGAAGGGCCGCGCAAGGACGACATCTGCTACGCCACGCAGAACCGCCAGGATGCCGTGCGGCGGCTGGCCATGGCCGTCGACCTCGTTCTGGTGGTCGGTTCGGTCAACAGCTCCAACTCCAACCGCCTGCGCGAGCTGGCCGAGAAGCAGGGCGTGCGTGCCTTCCTGATCGACGGCGCCGAGCACATCGAACGCTCCTGGCTCGACGGCGTCACCCGGATCGGCCTCACCGCCGGCGCCTCGGCACCGGACAAACTGGTGCGCGACGTGATCGCGCGCCTGCAATCCTGGGGCGCTGGCGAAGTGCGTGAACTGCAGGGCGAGGCCGAAACGATCACCTTCGCGCTGCCGCGCGAGCTGCGCCTGGACGGCGGCAACGTACCCGCCAGCCTCTGA
- the lspA gene encoding signal peptidase II — translation MHPKPNALPWLLLSLLVIGLDQLTKVWALHALQPAGMPHPVIPGLLNWTLAFNTGAAFSFLASGDGWQRWFFVALALLISGALVVWLARTERRDWRTALPLALIIGGALGNLVDRLHAAQVTDFIQVYYRQWSYPVFNVADCGITVGAVLLILFGFRSGKADVR, via the coding sequence ATGCACCCCAAACCCAACGCCTTGCCCTGGCTGCTCCTTTCCCTGCTGGTCATCGGCCTGGACCAGCTCACCAAGGTATGGGCGCTGCACGCCCTTCAGCCGGCCGGCATGCCGCATCCGGTGATCCCGGGCTTGCTCAACTGGACGCTGGCCTTCAATACCGGCGCCGCGTTCAGCTTCCTGGCTTCCGGTGACGGATGGCAGCGCTGGTTCTTCGTGGCGCTGGCGCTACTGATCAGCGGCGCGCTGGTCGTGTGGCTGGCACGTACCGAGCGCCGTGACTGGCGCACGGCGTTGCCGCTGGCGTTGATCATCGGCGGCGCGCTGGGCAACCTGGTCGATCGCCTGCATGCCGCGCAGGTGACCGATTTCATCCAGGTCTACTACCGGCAGTGGAGCTATCCGGTGTTCAACGTGGCCGACTGCGGCATCACGGTGGGCGCGGTGTTGCTGATCCTGTTCGGTTTCAGGAGCGGCAAGGCCGACGTGCGATAA
- the rpsT gene encoding 30S ribosomal protein S20 encodes MANIKSAKKRARQSEQRRLRNVSARSMVRTALKKVVKAIEAKDKAAAVEAFAAAQPVMDRYAARGLIHKNKAARHKSRLNAKIRELA; translated from the coding sequence TTGGCCAACATCAAGTCCGCGAAGAAGCGCGCGCGCCAGTCCGAGCAGCGCCGCCTGCGCAACGTCAGCGCCCGTTCCATGGTGCGCACCGCCCTGAAGAAGGTCGTCAAGGCCATCGAGGCGAAGGACAAGGCCGCCGCCGTGGAAGCCTTTGCCGCCGCCCAGCCGGTCATGGACCGCTACGCCGCGCGTGGCCTGATCCACAAGAACAAGGCCGCTCGCCACAAGAGCCGCCTCAACGCGAAGATCCGCGAGCTGGCGTAA
- a CDS encoding bifunctional riboflavin kinase/FAD synthetase, which produces MTRLSRDLAGPCLAPEGSVVAIGAFDGLHRGHQALLAEVRIRAQALEAAPAVISFEPLPRAYFSPEPVPRLSSVREKLKGFAAAGMAHALLLRFNEALTAMSAEDFVRRVLVDRLAAREVWVGEDFRFGHKRTGDVAMLERMGAELGFITRVMPPVLLDGARVSATRVRALLATGEFAGATPLLGRPFVIEGRVERGNQLGRTLGFPTANIHLRGRVSPIQGIFAVRVGLGEAPCSWPGVASLGLRPTVNQVAQPLLEVCLFDFEGDLYGRRMAVEFVAKLRDERKFDGLEALTAQMHEDARRARELLGMNPRLAEAL; this is translated from the coding sequence ATGACGAGACTCTCCCGGGACCTTGCGGGCCCCTGCCTGGCCCCCGAGGGCAGCGTGGTGGCCATTGGCGCCTTCGACGGCCTGCATCGCGGGCACCAGGCCCTCCTGGCCGAGGTGCGCATCCGCGCCCAGGCGCTGGAGGCAGCGCCGGCGGTGATCAGCTTCGAACCGTTGCCACGGGCCTACTTCTCGCCCGAACCGGTGCCGCGGCTCTCCAGTGTGCGCGAGAAGCTCAAGGGCTTTGCCGCGGCTGGCATGGCGCACGCGCTGCTCCTGCGCTTCAACGAAGCGTTGACCGCGATGTCCGCCGAGGACTTCGTGCGGCGCGTACTGGTCGACCGGCTGGCGGCGCGGGAGGTGTGGGTCGGCGAGGATTTCCGTTTTGGACACAAGCGTACGGGTGACGTTGCCATGCTCGAGCGCATGGGCGCGGAACTCGGTTTCATCACGCGGGTAATGCCGCCGGTGCTGCTCGATGGTGCGCGTGTCTCGGCCACCCGCGTGCGTGCGCTGCTTGCCACCGGGGAGTTCGCCGGAGCGACTCCGCTGCTGGGACGGCCGTTCGTGATCGAAGGGCGGGTCGAACGCGGCAACCAGCTGGGGCGAACGCTGGGTTTCCCCACCGCCAACATCCACCTGCGCGGACGGGTCAGCCCCATCCAGGGGATCTTCGCGGTGCGCGTCGGGCTCGGCGAGGCGCCGTGCAGCTGGCCGGGCGTGGCGTCGCTGGGGCTGCGGCCGACCGTCAATCAGGTCGCGCAGCCGCTGCTGGAGGTCTGCCTGTTCGATTTCGAAGGCGACCTCTATGGCCGGCGCATGGCGGTGGAGTTCGTCGCCAAGCTGCGCGACGAGCGGAAGTTCGACGGCCTCGAGGCATTGACCGCCCAGATGCATGAAGACGCCCGTCGGGCGCGCGAGCTGCTGGGCATGAATCCGCGGCTGGCCGAGGCCCTGTAG
- the murJ gene encoding murein biosynthesis integral membrane protein MurJ gives MKSPSMFRGLLSFSSMTMISRVLGLVRDMAINSAFGANAATDAFWVAFRIPNFMRRLFAEGSFSTAFVPVFTEVKEKGSHADLKDLMSRVSGTLGGVLLVVTAIGLIFAPEVTMLFSPGALDEPGKFALTVELLRLTFPFLLFVSLTALSGGALNSFHRFGLPALTPVILNLCMIAGALWLSKWLDTPILALGWAILAAGILQLLFQLPALRGLDLLSLPRWGWSHPQVRRIMRLMVPTLFGSSVAQINLLLDTVIASLLIAGSQSWLSQADRFLELPLGVFGVALGTVILPSLSRHHVTTDRTGFSRALDWGLRTTLLIAVPAMFGLMLLAEPLVATLFQHGRFDAFDTRMATLSITALSFGLPAFALVKVLLPAFYARQDTRTPVRAGVASLIANMALNVLFVALLFALWATPAQKQAPWLQALAEVPGLHMALGMASALASYINLGLLWRWLKQAGVYERQHGWARHFMRLAVACAAMVAVLLLGRWLWQDWTSVATFTRVWHLAVLVGAGGATYVAVLFGLGFRLGELRGV, from the coding sequence ATGAAATCCCCCAGCATGTTCCGCGGGCTGCTCTCGTTCAGCAGCATGACGATGATCTCCCGCGTGCTCGGCCTGGTGCGCGACATGGCGATCAACTCGGCCTTCGGCGCCAACGCGGCGACCGACGCGTTCTGGGTGGCATTCCGCATTCCCAACTTCATGCGCCGGCTGTTCGCGGAGGGCTCGTTCTCCACCGCTTTCGTGCCGGTCTTCACGGAAGTGAAAGAGAAGGGCAGCCACGCCGACCTGAAGGACCTGATGTCGCGCGTGTCGGGCACGCTCGGTGGCGTTCTGCTGGTGGTGACGGCGATCGGGCTGATCTTCGCGCCCGAAGTGACCATGCTGTTCTCGCCGGGCGCGCTGGACGAACCGGGCAAGTTCGCGCTCACGGTCGAGCTGCTGCGGCTGACCTTCCCGTTCCTGCTGTTCGTCTCGCTGACCGCGCTGAGCGGCGGCGCACTCAACAGTTTTCACCGCTTCGGGCTGCCGGCGCTGACGCCGGTGATCCTCAACCTGTGCATGATCGCCGGCGCGCTGTGGCTGTCGAAGTGGCTCGATACGCCGATCCTGGCGCTGGGCTGGGCGATCCTCGCCGCCGGCATCCTGCAACTGCTGTTCCAGCTGCCGGCGCTGCGCGGGCTGGACCTGCTCTCGCTGCCGCGCTGGGGCTGGAGCCACCCCCAGGTGCGCCGCATCATGCGTCTGATGGTGCCCACGCTGTTCGGCTCCTCGGTGGCGCAGATCAACCTGTTGCTGGACACGGTGATTGCCTCGCTGCTGATCGCCGGGTCGCAGAGCTGGCTGTCGCAGGCGGACCGCTTCCTCGAACTGCCGCTGGGCGTGTTCGGCGTGGCGCTGGGCACGGTGATCCTGCCCTCGCTCTCGCGCCACCACGTGACCACCGACCGGACCGGCTTCTCGCGCGCGCTGGACTGGGGCCTGCGCACCACGCTGCTGATCGCGGTGCCGGCGATGTTCGGGCTGATGCTGCTGGCCGAACCGCTGGTGGCGACACTGTTCCAGCATGGCCGATTCGACGCGTTCGACACGCGCATGGCGACCCTGTCGATCACCGCGTTGAGCTTCGGCCTGCCGGCGTTCGCGCTGGTCAAGGTGCTGCTGCCGGCGTTCTACGCCCGGCAGGACACGCGCACGCCGGTGCGGGCAGGCGTGGCCTCGCTCATCGCCAACATGGCGCTCAACGTGCTGTTCGTGGCGCTGCTGTTCGCGCTGTGGGCCACCCCGGCGCAGAAGCAGGCGCCCTGGCTGCAGGCGCTGGCCGAGGTGCCTGGCCTGCACATGGCGCTGGGCATGGCCAGCGCGCTGGCCAGCTACATCAACCTGGGCCTGTTGTGGCGTTGGCTCAAGCAGGCCGGGGTATACGAGCGCCAGCACGGCTGGGCGCGGCATTTCATGCGGCTGGCGGTGGCCTGCGCGGCGATGGTCGCGGTGCTGCTCCTCGGGCGCTGGCTGTGGCAGGACTGGACCTCGGTGGCGACCTTCACGCGTGTCTGGCACCTGGCGGTGCTGGTAGGCGCCGGTGGGGCGACCTATGTGGCGGTGTTGTTCGGCCTGGGCTTCCGGCTGGGCGAACTGCGCGGAGTCTGA